A section of the Streptomyces sp. SCL15-4 genome encodes:
- a CDS encoding phage portal protein, translated as MARTLLGALLNKTSSVAAQTPVPFASRSASYGGLFGSSRTAEGQMRAMSAVGTLFAIVDRTSNATALVDWKLYRKAKSGRKEDRTEVTSHAALDLWNRPNPFMPRQEFVETQQQHFDLTGEAWWVIARRPGVTLPLEMWPVRPDRMTPVPDRETFLKGYFYTSPDGEQIPLGLDEVIQLRRPNPLDPYRGLSPVLSILPDLDTSRYASEWSRAFFVNSAQPGGIIEVPQALSDDQFGELRDRWNEQHRGVGNAHRVAILEHGKWVDRTISQRDMQFVELRGATADRIREAYGISKSAIGDFEDINRASALAAKAWFAEQQTIPRLERIKAALNFELLPMYGPTAQGLEWDYEPPTPPDPEIEAQQLTARSAAAAVLVREGFDPAGVLSAVGLPEIPFAGRPTAPTPAAPVAAWDDAVAGLLGTEIEAAMRWEVVTEHDDDVCGPCAEQDGRLYRNRAAAYKDYPGGSGYIHCVGAEYGNDCRCKVVKRRKTRDDE; from the coding sequence TTGGCACGGACCCTCCTCGGCGCGCTCCTCAACAAGACCAGCAGCGTCGCAGCTCAGACCCCGGTCCCCTTCGCCTCCCGCTCCGCCAGCTACGGCGGCCTGTTTGGCTCCAGCCGCACCGCCGAAGGCCAGATGCGCGCGATGTCCGCAGTCGGCACGCTCTTCGCCATCGTGGACCGCACCTCGAATGCGACCGCCCTGGTCGACTGGAAGCTGTACCGCAAGGCCAAGTCCGGTCGGAAGGAAGACCGGACCGAGGTCACCTCGCACGCGGCGCTCGACCTGTGGAACAGGCCCAACCCGTTCATGCCGCGGCAGGAGTTCGTAGAGACCCAGCAGCAGCACTTCGACCTCACCGGCGAAGCCTGGTGGGTCATCGCCCGCCGGCCCGGCGTCACCCTGCCGCTGGAGATGTGGCCCGTCCGCCCCGACCGCATGACCCCGGTCCCCGACCGCGAGACGTTCCTGAAGGGCTACTTCTACACCAGCCCCGACGGCGAGCAGATCCCCCTCGGCCTGGACGAAGTCATCCAGCTCCGCCGGCCGAACCCGCTGGACCCGTACCGCGGTCTCAGCCCGGTGCTGTCGATCCTCCCGGACCTGGACACCAGCCGGTACGCCTCGGAGTGGTCGCGGGCGTTCTTCGTCAACTCGGCTCAGCCGGGCGGCATCATCGAGGTTCCACAGGCTCTGTCGGACGACCAGTTCGGCGAGTTGCGGGACCGGTGGAACGAGCAGCACCGCGGCGTCGGCAACGCGCACCGTGTGGCCATCCTCGAACACGGCAAGTGGGTCGACCGCACCATCAGCCAGCGAGACATGCAGTTCGTGGAGTTGCGCGGCGCCACCGCCGACCGGATCCGCGAGGCCTACGGCATTTCCAAATCGGCGATCGGTGATTTCGAGGACATCAACCGCGCCTCCGCGCTGGCGGCCAAGGCGTGGTTCGCGGAGCAGCAGACCATCCCGCGGCTGGAGCGGATCAAGGCGGCGCTCAACTTTGAGCTGCTGCCCATGTACGGGCCGACCGCGCAGGGCCTGGAGTGGGACTACGAACCCCCCACCCCGCCGGACCCGGAGATCGAGGCCCAGCAGCTCACCGCCCGCTCGGCTGCTGCTGCCGTCCTGGTTCGCGAGGGCTTCGACCCGGCCGGCGTCCTGTCCGCCGTCGGCCTCCCCGAGATCCCGTTCGCCGGCCGCCCGACCGCGCCCACGCCAGCCGCTCCGGTGGCCGCGTGGGATGACGCGGTTGCTGGCTTGCTCGGTACTGAGATCGAGGCGGCGATGCGCTGGGAGGTCGTCACCGAGCACGACGACGATGTCTGCGGCCCATGCGCCGAGCAGGACGGCCGGCTCTATCGCAACCGTGCCGCCGCGTACAAGGACTACCCGGGCGGGTCCGGCTACATCCACTGCGTGGGCGCGGAGTACGGCAACGACTGCCGCTGCAAGGTCGTGAAGCGACGGAAGACGAGGGACGACGAATGA
- a CDS encoding head maturation protease, ClpP-related, producing the protein MITLPANLPGFVARQREHAEKQRAQLGVEARSWYRITNAADPDEAEVMLYDEIGGWFGSTADELIADLRGITAPRMRVRVNSPGGSVFEGVAIANALRSHPAQVTVQVDGIAASIASVIAMAGDRIEMAPNTMMMIHDASGVCMGNASDMEEMAELLDLISDNIADAYAAKAGGTRDEWRARMKAETWYLPEDAVAAGLADEAVQTPKAGAPTEPAEPEPDMARAWDLAAYGYQGPRPAEPAPTATLTEDIRTLVGEEVAAQLAAAVVPPTEATTAAESADEVTASEPAVTPAEAAPEAPAAEPVDEWAAAVAHLVQPPSDPWAAAVAHLINSTSAASSATEAA; encoded by the coding sequence ATGATCACCCTTCCCGCGAACCTCCCCGGTTTCGTCGCCCGCCAGCGCGAGCACGCCGAGAAGCAGCGCGCGCAACTCGGGGTCGAGGCCCGCTCCTGGTACCGCATCACCAACGCCGCGGACCCAGACGAGGCCGAGGTCATGCTCTACGACGAGATCGGCGGCTGGTTCGGGTCGACGGCCGATGAACTGATCGCCGACCTGCGGGGCATCACGGCGCCGCGTATGCGGGTCCGGGTCAACAGCCCCGGCGGCAGCGTGTTCGAAGGCGTGGCCATCGCCAACGCCTTGAGGAGCCACCCGGCTCAGGTCACGGTGCAGGTCGACGGGATCGCCGCGAGCATCGCCTCCGTCATCGCGATGGCCGGGGACCGGATCGAGATGGCCCCGAACACGATGATGATGATCCACGACGCGTCCGGCGTGTGCATGGGCAACGCCTCCGACATGGAGGAGATGGCCGAACTCCTCGACCTCATCAGCGACAACATCGCCGACGCCTACGCGGCCAAGGCGGGCGGCACCCGCGACGAATGGCGGGCCCGGATGAAGGCCGAGACCTGGTACCTCCCCGAGGACGCCGTCGCCGCCGGCCTCGCCGACGAAGCCGTACAGACCCCGAAGGCCGGCGCCCCGACGGAACCCGCCGAGCCCGAGCCGGACATGGCCCGCGCCTGGGACCTCGCCGCCTACGGCTACCAGGGCCCGCGCCCGGCCGAGCCCGCGCCGACCGCGACGCTCACCGAGGACATCCGCACGCTCGTCGGCGAGGAGGTGGCCGCGCAGCTCGCTGCCGCGGTCGTCCCGCCCACCGAGGCCACCACCGCGGCCGAGTCGGCCGACGAGGTCACGGCCAGCGAACCCGCCGTCACGCCGGCCGAGGCGGCCCCGGAGGCGCCCGCGGCCGAACCCGTGGACGAGTGGGCCGCCGCAGTGGCGCACCTCGTCCAGCCCCCATCTGACCCGTGGGCCGCAGCCGTGGCCCATCTCATCAACAGCACGTCGGCGGCCAGCTCGGCGACGGAAGCAGCCTGA